Proteins from a genomic interval of uncultured Methanocorpusculum sp.:
- the hypF gene encoding carbamoyltransferase HypF yields MKSGKIILRGIVQGVGFRPFVYAQAQRFGIKGTVINHGSEVEIDAAGEEFDAFCREVVKGPKMSVIDSVSIEPLPHWNPRGNFTILKSQDGARTGFVPADIATCEHCLHDIMDPNSRYFGYWATSCTDCGPRYSIIKSVPYDRERTSMDAFPACTDCLKDYENPGNRRHHAQTIACRECGPKLSLLKGTGETIQAADPISAAANLLDEGNIVAVRGVGGFHICCVEKTAERLKQNLGRPNQSLAVMMKPEIIPEFVVEPTKEEWDLLKGPVHPIMILDKIDPLSHTSLSQLHNLGVMLPYTGLHHLLFAKLKSPLLIMTSANAPGTPMITETKTIIEKMGGVVDYILTHDREIVNRCDDSVVRDGYLIRMSRGFAPLRTKMDLGDRQILGVGPELNANATIYKGGFLITSPHIGNIRNPPTVAYLEETIEKLTSLTGSIPEIIAHDLHPQFLSTRVAQELAERYGATLCPVQHHCAHIASVTTEEVVGIAIDGVGYGEDATIWGGEILAGSPGNGYMRTGHLEQVLMPGGDLATKFPERMLYGILPNEETLSLLQSRGWNETALRILAQQTEKRFNTPATTSTGRVLDAAAALLGICQERTYDGEPSMMLEAYAARGVAQSMEISIESRDGRDVLLTSSILRDGMEMLNEGICVEDIAASIQTTLAKGIAQLALAGVEKTGIQTSALSGGVAINRSIRETIIETLKESGVVCLTNPRYPFGDGCISCGQVVTAGILAKEGRI; encoded by the coding sequence ATGAAGTCTGGTAAAATAATCCTGCGCGGGATCGTACAGGGAGTAGGATTCCGCCCGTTTGTCTATGCCCAGGCACAACGGTTTGGAATAAAAGGGACGGTCATCAATCACGGGAGCGAAGTGGAGATCGATGCTGCCGGCGAGGAGTTCGATGCGTTCTGCCGCGAGGTTGTAAAAGGACCGAAGATGTCGGTCATCGACTCGGTATCTATCGAACCCCTGCCGCACTGGAATCCCCGGGGAAATTTTACTATTCTGAAAAGTCAGGACGGGGCAAGGACGGGATTTGTTCCTGCAGATATTGCGACATGCGAGCACTGTCTCCACGACATTATGGATCCAAACAGCCGCTATTTTGGATACTGGGCAACGTCATGTACCGACTGCGGGCCAAGATACAGTATTATCAAATCCGTTCCTTACGACCGGGAACGAACGAGTATGGATGCATTCCCGGCATGTACTGATTGCCTGAAAGACTACGAGAATCCGGGAAACAGGCGGCATCATGCTCAGACGATCGCCTGCAGAGAATGCGGACCTAAACTATCTCTGCTGAAAGGAACAGGGGAGACAATACAAGCGGCCGACCCGATTTCTGCGGCGGCGAACCTGCTGGATGAGGGAAATATTGTTGCCGTCAGAGGGGTTGGAGGATTTCATATCTGCTGTGTTGAAAAGACGGCAGAACGCCTGAAACAAAATCTCGGACGACCGAACCAGTCCCTCGCCGTGATGATGAAGCCAGAAATCATCCCGGAATTTGTCGTCGAGCCAACCAAGGAAGAGTGGGATCTCCTCAAAGGACCAGTTCATCCGATCATGATCCTCGATAAGATCGATCCGCTATCCCACACGTCTTTGTCCCAGCTCCACAATCTTGGTGTGATGCTGCCGTATACGGGACTCCACCACCTGCTGTTTGCAAAACTCAAATCTCCCCTTTTGATAATGACAAGTGCGAATGCTCCGGGAACGCCGATGATCACGGAGACAAAAACCATCATCGAAAAGATGGGGGGAGTTGTGGATTATATTCTCACTCACGACCGCGAGATCGTGAACAGATGCGATGATTCGGTTGTAAGGGACGGATATCTGATCAGGATGTCACGGGGCTTTGCCCCGCTCAGAACCAAAATGGATCTCGGGGATAGGCAGATCCTCGGTGTAGGGCCGGAACTGAACGCGAATGCCACGATTTACAAAGGCGGATTTCTGATAACTTCGCCGCATATCGGAAACATCAGAAATCCACCTACCGTGGCATATTTAGAGGAAACGATCGAGAAGCTGACCAGTCTTACCGGATCGATTCCCGAAATCATTGCCCATGATCTCCACCCGCAGTTTCTCAGTACGCGGGTCGCTCAGGAACTTGCCGAAAGATACGGGGCAACTCTCTGCCCGGTCCAGCATCACTGTGCTCACATTGCCTCGGTGACCACCGAAGAGGTTGTGGGTATCGCCATCGACGGGGTCGGATACGGAGAGGATGCAACCATCTGGGGAGGGGAGATCCTTGCGGGATCGCCGGGGAACGGATACATGAGAACCGGGCATCTCGAGCAGGTCCTTATGCCGGGAGGGGATTTGGCAACAAAATTCCCGGAGAGGATGCTCTACGGCATTCTTCCAAACGAAGAGACCTTGTCGCTTCTCCAAAGCAGAGGATGGAACGAAACGGCTCTAAGGATCCTTGCCCAGCAGACGGAAAAACGGTTCAACACTCCGGCCACAACATCGACCGGACGGGTTCTGGACGCCGCCGCGGCACTCCTTGGGATCTGCCAGGAAAGAACATACGACGGTGAACCTTCAATGATGCTGGAGGCATACGCAGCCCGAGGTGTAGCCCAGTCGATGGAAATCAGCATCGAATCACGGGACGGTCGGGATGTTTTGCTGACATCCTCCATCCTTCGTGATGGTATGGAAATGTTGAACGAGGGTATTTGTGTCGAAGACATTGCGGCTTCGATTCAAACCACTCTTGCAAAGGGCATCGCACAGCTGGCACTTGCAGGAGTTGAAAAAACAGGCATACAGACATCAGCACTTTCAGGGGGCGTGGCAATTAACCGTTCCATTCGGGAGACGATCATTGAAACGCTCAAAGAATCCGGTGTTGTCTGCCTGACGAATCCAAGATATCCGTTCGGTGATGGCTGTATCTCCTGCGGCCAGGTTGTTACCGCCGGAATTCTTGCAAAAGAGGGACGCATATGA
- a CDS encoding winged helix-turn-helix transcriptional regulator, with amino-acid sequence MPDDPLTNILRSKRETTRFQVLVEVAEHQPSIRQQEIAEKLGVTPQAISEYVRDLAEEGYISAEGRGRYYVTHKGVEWVLNNAEILESYARHVRRDIIHQVVTWPAIADSDLKAGDSVGVYMKSGWLYAGKRPQTAMGMVTADASEGMDVGVARLAGIIEHTEGKVDVAKVPRIERGGSKMVSMEKFLSLAKNADIIAAVGLEAYLACKNSGIKPDMFFGAREGTVEAAFHGMRCLILVVDEEFTDFLKRLETGGLSYTIHELVNE; translated from the coding sequence ATGCCTGATGATCCATTAACCAACATCCTTCGCAGCAAACGTGAGACGACCAGATTCCAGGTCTTAGTTGAGGTTGCCGAACACCAGCCCTCGATCCGCCAGCAGGAAATTGCGGAAAAACTCGGCGTGACCCCCCAGGCAATATCTGAATACGTCCGTGATCTCGCAGAAGAAGGCTACATCAGTGCCGAAGGAAGAGGAAGATATTACGTTACGCACAAAGGAGTCGAGTGGGTCCTGAATAATGCGGAGATTCTTGAATCTTATGCACGTCACGTCCGTCGGGATATCATTCATCAGGTCGTAACCTGGCCCGCCATTGCGGATTCCGATTTGAAAGCAGGCGACTCGGTCGGCGTGTACATGAAGTCCGGATGGCTGTATGCAGGCAAACGTCCCCAGACGGCGATGGGTATGGTCACGGCAGATGCGTCGGAAGGAATGGATGTCGGCGTAGCCCGGCTTGCGGGGATCATCGAGCACACCGAAGGAAAAGTGGATGTTGCGAAAGTCCCGCGTATCGAACGCGGCGGCTCGAAGATGGTTTCGATGGAGAAATTTCTTTCTCTTGCAAAAAATGCCGATATCATCGCTGCGGTCGGACTGGAAGCGTATCTGGCCTGTAAAAATTCAGGGATCAAACCGGATATGTTTTTCGGGGCACGGGAAGGAACCGTCGAGGCGGCGTTCCATGGAATGCGCTGTCTGATTCTGGTCGTTGATGAGGAGTTCACCGATTTCCTGAAACGTCTGGAAACAGGGGGTCTTTCCTATACGATCCACGAACTGGTGAACGAATAA
- a CDS encoding DEAD/DEAH box helicase, whose amino-acid sequence MTTIVQPWKKGYKVYFCDDAKAGKIKHVGTVELEETSKGMRPSEFFVRRPGTSHAEKTPTKEFITVLRANGPIKLTQTMPAFQDFLRGMQLSWETTTLCRTCLFDDRLTSLTEETRIRCGQEYVCLDCAKRELRRELGHIKHLGKRTQLHIENLLEEYRDLDMVLAILQPESLDTKKTMFDRLEAHDQTPTERIENLPLPRQFVDLCGVETLMPAQQRAIESGLLYGKDLLVVAATASGKTFIGEMAGLKNYLEKRGRMLFLVPLVALANQKYERFSEKYKSVTQTSIMTGVSRVNLPETRPVGNRGAGGGIVVGTYEGMDNLLRKGMPVSNIGTVVIDEVQMLEDPERGHRLDGLIARLKYVAPKAQFLYLSATIGSPNLLAKKLNASLVSYAERPVALERHLIFTEKDGKIPFIKKLVFEEFNKTSSKGYKGQTIVFTNARSRCHTIAEAIGGMAAPYHAGLTSQERRSVERQFEEGKLACVVTTAALAAGVDFPASQVIFDALAMGIDWLSVQEFHQMMGRAGRPDFHDLGRVVVLAEPGVSYSRETKLTEEEVAIQLLKGDMEEVSPVYDIEETSEEFAANAITCRGREADIITVGNIMVGVGDDPIQELLRHKLVKKSGGFLELSPLGKVMAEHFIGMERLLEIDKLVRVMDDPLEMIAELFCMDEEREKEKRRIDRRSTEKKESAWIGDKKAYAKPDSEPAWVAKKKEIHAVEKHAHDDARRKKAGSRKLRREEEEVEVSKPPRRASKEMEDRVERKKREASQFIPPPKRKPREGPNVSGKGSTTGPSGDPVNIIEGAVDLRRAGKYDEALKILGNYVADNPKDSRALVELGKVYDLRGERDTAYLCYQKAAAANTQNREAIDRMNAFLIGITVDIDNDSPDSGKQPAVVKKKKE is encoded by the coding sequence GTGACGACCATCGTCCAACCCTGGAAAAAGGGGTATAAAGTCTATTTTTGTGACGACGCAAAGGCAGGCAAAATCAAACATGTAGGGACCGTTGAACTCGAAGAAACTTCTAAAGGGATGCGTCCGTCCGAGTTTTTCGTCAGACGGCCCGGGACTTCGCATGCCGAGAAGACGCCGACGAAAGAGTTCATCACGGTTCTTCGCGCAAACGGCCCGATCAAACTCACTCAGACGATGCCGGCGTTTCAGGATTTCCTGCGTGGAATGCAGCTTTCCTGGGAGACAACGACTCTTTGCCGGACCTGTCTTTTTGACGATCGTCTGACGTCCCTCACGGAAGAAACGCGGATCCGGTGCGGGCAGGAGTATGTCTGTCTCGACTGTGCGAAGCGCGAGCTCCGCCGCGAACTTGGTCATATCAAACATCTGGGAAAACGAACCCAACTGCATATCGAAAATCTTCTGGAAGAGTATCGCGATCTGGACATGGTGCTTGCGATCCTTCAGCCGGAGTCTCTCGATACCAAGAAAACGATGTTCGACCGGCTCGAGGCCCATGATCAGACGCCGACCGAACGCATCGAAAATCTTCCGCTTCCCCGCCAATTTGTCGATTTATGCGGTGTCGAAACCTTGATGCCCGCCCAGCAACGTGCGATCGAATCCGGTCTCCTGTACGGAAAAGATCTGCTCGTCGTTGCGGCTACAGCAAGCGGCAAGACCTTCATCGGAGAAATGGCGGGGCTGAAAAACTATCTGGAAAAACGCGGAAGAATGCTTTTCCTGGTCCCGCTTGTGGCTCTTGCAAATCAAAAATACGAAAGATTCTCTGAAAAATACAAGTCGGTAACCCAGACATCCATAATGACCGGTGTTTCCCGTGTGAATCTGCCGGAAACACGCCCGGTAGGAAACCGCGGGGCCGGTGGCGGGATCGTTGTCGGAACCTATGAGGGTATGGACAATCTTTTGAGAAAGGGCATGCCGGTCAGCAATATCGGAACGGTTGTGATCGACGAGGTCCAGATGCTCGAAGATCCAGAACGGGGACACCGTCTCGACGGACTGATCGCGAGACTGAAATACGTCGCTCCCAAAGCCCAGTTCCTCTATCTTTCAGCAACGATCGGTTCACCGAACCTTCTCGCAAAAAAACTGAATGCCTCCCTTGTTTCGTATGCGGAACGTCCGGTTGCTCTGGAACGTCATCTGATCTTTACGGAAAAAGACGGGAAGATTCCCTTCATCAAAAAGCTGGTGTTCGAAGAGTTCAACAAGACCTCCTCCAAAGGATACAAAGGTCAGACGATCGTTTTCACGAATGCACGGAGCAGATGTCATACAATCGCCGAGGCAATTGGCGGGATGGCCGCACCCTATCACGCCGGTCTCACCTCTCAGGAACGCCGGTCCGTTGAACGGCAGTTCGAGGAGGGAAAACTCGCCTGTGTTGTAACGACTGCGGCCCTTGCTGCCGGTGTGGATTTCCCGGCCAGTCAGGTCATATTCGATGCTCTCGCGATGGGAATCGACTGGCTCTCCGTTCAGGAGTTCCATCAGATGATGGGTCGTGCCGGCCGTCCGGATTTCCATGATCTTGGAAGAGTCGTTGTTCTCGCCGAACCCGGTGTCTCCTATTCGCGTGAGACAAAGTTGACCGAGGAGGAAGTTGCCATCCAGCTTCTCAAAGGAGATATGGAAGAGGTCTCGCCGGTATACGACATCGAGGAAACATCCGAAGAGTTTGCGGCAAACGCCATAACCTGCCGCGGCCGCGAGGCTGACATCATCACCGTTGGAAACATTATGGTCGGTGTGGGAGACGATCCGATCCAGGAACTTCTCAGACATAAACTTGTCAAAAAATCCGGCGGTTTCCTGGAGCTTTCTCCGCTTGGAAAAGTTATGGCCGAGCATTTCATCGGCATGGAGCGGCTCTTGGAGATCGACAAACTCGTTCGCGTGATGGACGATCCTCTGGAAATGATCGCCGAACTTTTCTGCATGGATGAGGAACGGGAAAAAGAAAAACGCAGGATCGACCGCCGCTCTACCGAGAAAAAAGAATCTGCATGGATCGGCGACAAAAAAGCCTATGCCAAACCCGATTCCGAGCCAGCCTGGGTCGCAAAAAAGAAAGAGATCCATGCAGTGGAAAAGCATGCTCATGATGATGCACGGCGCAAGAAGGCCGGGTCCCGCAAGTTGCGCCGCGAAGAGGAAGAAGTCGAGGTTTCGAAACCTCCCCGCCGGGCGAGCAAGGAGATGGAAGACCGCGTGGAACGCAAAAAGCGCGAGGCTTCCCAGTTTATTCCCCCGCCGAAGCGAAAACCGCGTGAGGGTCCAAATGTTTCCGGCAAGGGATCTACAACCGGCCCCTCCGGCGATCCGGTCAATATTATTGAAGGTGCTGTCGATCTTCGTCGTGCCGGCAAGTATGACGAGGCATTAAAGATCCTCGGTAATTACGTTGCCGATAATCCGAAAGACAGCCGCGCTCTGGTTGAACTGGGTAAGGTGTACGACCTTCGCGGTGAACGGGACACGGCATATTTGTGTTATCAGAAAGCGGCAGCGGCCAATACCCAGAATCGGGAAGCAATCGACAGAATGAATGCATTCCTTATCGGGATCACGGTGGATATCGATAATGATTCACCAGACTCTGGAAAACAGCCGGCAGTTGTGAAAAAGAAAAAAGAATAA
- a CDS encoding HemK2/MTQ2 family protein methyltransferase yields the protein MDIDTSQIYFPAEDTYLLIKAARAEVKPEDRVLEIGTGSGAVAKSVAEITPQVLAVEINPHAARYAHEINGIEVIRGDLIDPISGEFDLILFNAPYLPTDPKEWFDDWLEYALDGGTSGREVVEWFLREAPARLATFGRILLLISSLTGINEILKLCHAQGLIALVAAEEKQEDGEILYVLRISRDLCSLCGT from the coding sequence ATGGATATCGATACAAGCCAGATCTATTTTCCCGCAGAAGATACGTATCTCTTAATCAAAGCGGCGCGTGCCGAAGTAAAACCGGAAGACCGCGTGCTGGAGATTGGAACCGGATCGGGTGCCGTGGCAAAATCCGTAGCCGAGATAACCCCGCAGGTCCTTGCCGTCGAAATAAATCCCCACGCTGCACGATATGCCCATGAGATAAACGGTATCGAGGTCATCAGAGGGGATCTCATTGATCCGATCTCTGGAGAGTTCGATCTGATACTATTCAACGCACCCTACCTTCCAACCGATCCAAAGGAGTGGTTTGACGACTGGCTTGAGTATGCTCTCGACGGAGGGACTTCGGGGCGTGAAGTCGTCGAATGGTTTCTTCGAGAAGCGCCGGCACGCCTCGCGACGTTTGGAAGAATCCTTCTTCTCATCTCTTCCCTTACAGGCATTAACGAGATCCTCAAGCTTTGTCACGCACAAGGACTCATTGCCCTTGTCGCGGCAGAAGAAAAGCAGGAAGACGGCGAGATCCTTTATGTCCTCAGGATTTCGCGGGATCTGTGTTCTCTTTGCGGAACCTAA
- the rsmA gene encoding 16S rRNA (adenine(1518)-N(6)/adenine(1519)-N(6))-dimethyltransferase RsmA — protein sequence MKAPKDQHFLIDTDAVDFIADSVPIQGRTVLEVGPGGGVLTAALLERGANVRAVELDGTLLPNLELRFEEELSTGQLTITRGDASKVPLPAFDLVIANLPYSISSKITFRLLEIGFETAVLMYQWEFAKRMVSPPGDGEYGRLSVMVQTYADVDLILKLPPQAFNPPPEVDSAVVKIIPHEPPVKILNRDVHSVLVRELFSHQRKTIQNGLKGMKSIYGEEIMAKLISSLQKDLLGKRPEMLSIVDFIELANRLTDLL from the coding sequence ATGAAAGCGCCAAAGGATCAGCATTTTCTGATTGATACAGACGCCGTGGATTTTATCGCCGATTCAGTCCCGATTCAAGGAAGAACAGTGCTTGAAGTTGGACCCGGCGGCGGAGTCCTGACAGCAGCACTTCTAGAGCGGGGAGCAAACGTCAGAGCAGTCGAACTTGACGGAACACTTCTGCCGAACCTTGAACTGCGTTTCGAAGAGGAACTTTCCACCGGTCAGCTGACGATTACCAGAGGCGATGCATCAAAGGTGCCGCTTCCCGCATTTGATCTGGTTATTGCAAATCTCCCTTACTCGATCTCTTCGAAGATCACGTTCCGGCTCCTTGAAATCGGATTCGAGACCGCTGTTTTGATGTATCAGTGGGAGTTCGCAAAACGAATGGTTTCTCCGCCGGGCGACGGTGAATACGGCAGGCTTTCCGTGATGGTCCAGACCTATGCGGATGTCGACCTCATCCTCAAACTCCCGCCGCAGGCATTCAACCCGCCACCGGAAGTTGATTCAGCGGTCGTAAAAATCATCCCGCATGAACCGCCGGTCAAAATTCTCAACCGCGATGTCCACTCGGTTCTCGTTCGGGAACTCTTCTCCCACCAGAGAAAGACGATCCAAAACGGACTCAAAGGGATGAAAAGTATCTACGGGGAAGAGATCATGGCAAAACTCATCAGCAGTCTCCAAAAAGATCTGCTCGGCAAACGCCCCGAGATGCTGTCAATTGTGGATTTTATTGAGCTTGCCAACCGGCTTACTGACCTGCTATAA
- a CDS encoding DUF655 domain-containing protein translates to MPPKTERTNKKEVEAVVLDYLQWGYASDRRPLNQRESIILAVGTDQFKLLEIIAKKDVAINLHDKVYMGEDERKHVERVKRRLSYDELTPTAKGELEPVVEKIIAESEGRFVEFYNTAVPISLKMHMLNLLPGFGKKTLTDTLEERQKKPFESFEDIRTRVKTLQKPEKFIRERIMLELENPEEKYHLFTSK, encoded by the coding sequence ATGCCGCCAAAGACTGAGAGGACCAATAAAAAGGAAGTTGAAGCCGTAGTGCTTGATTATCTCCAGTGGGGATATGCAAGCGACCGGCGTCCTTTGAATCAGCGCGAATCAATCATTCTCGCAGTAGGTACTGACCAGTTCAAACTCCTCGAAATCATCGCAAAGAAAGACGTGGCGATCAATCTGCACGACAAAGTCTACATGGGTGAAGATGAAAGAAAGCATGTCGAGCGGGTAAAACGCCGGTTATCCTACGATGAACTGACACCCACTGCAAAAGGCGAGCTTGAGCCGGTAGTCGAGAAAATCATTGCCGAGTCTGAAGGACGATTCGTGGAGTTTTACAACACCGCAGTTCCAATAAGCCTCAAGATGCACATGTTAAATCTGCTTCCCGGGTTCGGTAAAAAAACACTGACCGACACCCTGGAAGAAAGACAGAAAAAACCGTTTGAAAGTTTCGAAGACATTCGTACCCGGGTGAAGACCCTCCAGAAACCGGAGAAGTTTATCCGCGAACGGATTATGCTCGAACTCGAAAATCCGGAAGAGAAGTATCATCTCTTTACCTCCAAATAA
- a CDS encoding RNA polymerase Rpb4 family protein, with protein sequence MKEKKIISEDMMTLPELREELIAIRENRSKGEEGDDTARSISYELRKSIDHADSLSKCSVETTKSLLSILESMEKTKPEIACRIVNIMPKSRDEIRAIYAKERFTLLPEDLDQILDTLHKFE encoded by the coding sequence ATGAAAGAAAAGAAAATTATCAGTGAAGATATGATGACCCTCCCAGAGCTTCGCGAAGAACTTATTGCGATCCGCGAAAATCGTTCCAAGGGGGAAGAGGGTGACGACACCGCCAGGAGCATATCATACGAACTGCGTAAGAGTATTGACCATGCAGACAGTCTCAGTAAATGCAGCGTTGAAACGACAAAATCCCTTCTAAGTATTCTCGAATCCATGGAGAAGACGAAGCCGGAAATCGCCTGCAGGATAGTAAACATCATGCCAAAGAGCCGTGATGAGATCCGGGCAATTTACGCGAAAGAACGGTTTACTCTTCTCCCCGAAGATTTAGATCAGATTCTTGACACTCTGCATAAATTCGAGTGA
- a CDS encoding 50S ribosomal protein L21e — translation MAKHNGIKKRTRYKLQKTLRTRGMPNVTKVIQNFEEGQKVHLVLDSSVQKGQPHPRFHGKTGTIVGKRGRAWLLEIKDGNATKTVIARPQHLTAQKYN, via the coding sequence ATGGCAAAGCACAATGGAATTAAAAAACGGACAAGATATAAGTTACAGAAAACCCTGCGTACCCGTGGTATGCCCAACGTGACCAAGGTCATTCAGAACTTCGAAGAAGGACAGAAAGTTCACCTTGTCTTAGACTCAAGCGTTCAGAAAGGTCAGCCCCACCCGAGATTCCACGGTAAAACCGGAACAATCGTCGGCAAGAGAGGCAGAGCCTGGCTCCTTGAGATCAAAGACGGCAATGCAACCAAAACTGTCATTGCAAGACCGCAGCACCTCACGGCGCAGAAATATAATTAA
- a CDS encoding tRNA pseudouridine(54/55) synthase Pus10 encodes MVSRPIIKNQMLELVNAILEYGDICDHCLGRLFAKKSFGLTNEERGRSLRIAHSLAYNIPYKPYEKGTCWVCNDLFDTIPYWAEKAAAAVQGIEHETFVIGTRVPPMMAESEEMLWSDLSLDNPEPLKSEMNREVGKAVSALTGKHGNPKNPEVTIVLNIADDCVEVQIASLYFYGRYLKYERGIPQTHWDCRACKGKGCEICNFTGKQYPTSVEELIAEAPKRIFASDCGVLHGAGREDIDAVMIGTGRPFVMEMQNPKKRTFDLKELENAINASANPRVGVVLESWSDKKTVEMLKSNKGHKTYRILVSIDDRISLETVQNAVSKLKGAWIDQRTPERVSHRRADLVRKRQVIDIGVLGEENGLYRLEVLGEGGLYIKELVSGDGGRTTPSLAEILAVPAKVVELDVVQVDGLPNSGDE; translated from the coding sequence ATGGTTTCCCGCCCAATAATAAAGAATCAAATGCTTGAACTCGTCAACGCCATATTAGAATACGGAGATATTTGCGATCACTGCCTTGGAAGATTGTTCGCAAAAAAATCATTCGGACTCACCAACGAAGAACGGGGTCGTTCACTAAGAATAGCCCATTCTCTCGCATATAATATCCCCTACAAACCATACGAAAAAGGAACCTGCTGGGTCTGTAACGACTTATTCGATACCATCCCCTACTGGGCTGAAAAAGCAGCAGCTGCCGTACAAGGAATCGAACACGAAACATTCGTCATTGGAACAAGAGTTCCCCCGATGATGGCAGAATCGGAAGAGATGCTCTGGTCGGATCTATCGCTTGACAATCCCGAACCCCTCAAATCTGAGATGAACCGCGAAGTAGGAAAGGCGGTTTCTGCCCTTACCGGCAAACACGGAAATCCGAAAAATCCCGAGGTCACCATCGTCCTGAATATCGCAGACGACTGTGTTGAGGTTCAGATCGCATCCCTATACTTCTACGGCAGATACCTGAAATACGAACGCGGGATCCCGCAAACGCACTGGGACTGCCGCGCATGCAAAGGGAAAGGCTGCGAAATCTGTAACTTTACCGGCAAACAATACCCCACATCAGTAGAAGAGCTCATAGCAGAAGCGCCGAAACGCATTTTTGCCAGCGACTGCGGGGTTCTTCACGGAGCCGGTAGAGAAGACATCGATGCGGTGATGATTGGAACCGGAAGACCCTTTGTAATGGAGATGCAGAACCCGAAAAAACGTACATTTGATTTAAAAGAGCTGGAAAATGCAATAAATGCATCTGCCAACCCGCGGGTAGGAGTCGTCCTGGAAAGCTGGTCAGACAAAAAAACCGTGGAAATGCTTAAATCAAACAAAGGGCATAAAACATACAGGATTCTAGTCTCAATAGATGACCGTATCTCTCTGGAAACCGTGCAGAATGCTGTATCCAAGCTCAAAGGAGCCTGGATTGATCAGCGCACGCCTGAACGGGTCTCGCACCGACGTGCCGACCTCGTTCGAAAGAGACAGGTCATTGACATAGGAGTTCTTGGTGAGGAGAATGGCCTTTACCGGCTCGAAGTGCTTGGTGAGGGAGGTCTCTATATCAAAGAGCTCGTATCAGGAGACGGGGGCAGAACAACGCCCAGTCTTGCTGAAATCCTCGCCGTACCCGCCAAAGTCGTCGAATTAGACGTGGTGCAGGTAGACGGATTACCAAATAGTGGAGATGAGTAA
- the trmY gene encoding tRNA (pseudouridine(54)-N(1))-methyltransferase TrmY: MLRFAVIGHKAVTTPDFSLNDMPGGAGRMDVLCRCINASFFLSHDLRRDTECFLILKGGEQADPANTVTLRFSGEKIKSLNPDERSAGALIKKALVTIPEEEYQRAAPGISIRKSGLSKLLEEHQFAVLDENGEDIRTAETLPENFILSDHQNFTEEEMELIKDLPKYSVGPRVLHADHTIIVILNEFDSRGEQA; the protein is encoded by the coding sequence ATGTTACGATTTGCCGTAATAGGACACAAAGCAGTCACAACACCCGACTTCTCCTTAAACGATATGCCGGGAGGAGCCGGGCGTATGGATGTATTATGCAGATGCATCAACGCCTCGTTTTTTTTGAGTCACGACCTTCGGCGGGACACTGAATGTTTCCTGATTCTCAAAGGAGGGGAACAGGCCGATCCTGCGAACACGGTAACGCTTCGGTTCTCAGGTGAAAAAATTAAATCCCTCAACCCCGACGAGCGAAGTGCGGGAGCTCTAATAAAAAAAGCACTCGTAACAATTCCAGAAGAAGAATATCAGCGGGCGGCCCCGGGCATATCCATCAGAAAAAGCGGCCTTTCCAAACTTCTCGAAGAACATCAGTTTGCAGTTCTCGACGAAAACGGAGAGGATATCAGAACCGCAGAGACCCTGCCTGAGAATTTCATATTGAGCGACCATCAGAACTTTACCGAGGAGGAAATGGAACTGATCAAAGATCTCCCCAAATACTCGGTCGGCCCCCGCGTTCTCCACGCCGATCACACAATTATAGTAATCCTCAACGAGTTCGACAGCCGGGGAGAACAAGCCTAA